A region of the Fusobacterium simiae genome:
TATGGCATTAAAAATAGATTATGGAAGGGTTTGAAAGATGCTTTTGCAGTTAGATGGATGAGCAAAAGAAAAATTCATTATGAATTTCAAAGCACTGTTATAGGAGAATAATTAATAAGGTAGGTAAGAAATTTGAATTTTAATTTTTTTATGATTTTAGGATTTATAGGACAATTTTTCTTTTCAATGCGTTTTGTAGTTCAATGGATAGCTTCTGAAAAACATAAAAAAAGTGTAGTTCCCCTAACTTTTTGGATATTTAGTGTTTTAGGAAGCTCTCTTTTACTTATATACGCAATTTATAGGAAAGACCCTGTATTTATTTTAGGACAAGCTCCTAATTTATTAATTTATTTTAGAAATATATGGTTTATAAAACATAAAGGAAAAGGAGAGTAAAAGTGTTTTCTAATAGTAAGAAAGATATATTTATTTTATTAAGTATTTCAGTTTTTGCTTTTTTATCTGTTATATGGGTAAAAGAAGTAGACATTATGGAAGCAAGAAATTTTATAAGTGCAAGAGAAATTTTAGATAGCTCTAATTGGTGGACAACAACATTAAATGGACAATTTCGCTTTGAAAAACCACCTTTTCCAACTTGGTTAGCGGCTCTTACTATGTTGATAAGTCATAGTAAATCTGAAATCATTTTAAGAATTCCTAATATGTTAGCATCTATATTTACAGTGATATTTTT
Encoded here:
- a CDS encoding lipid-A-disaccharide synthase N-terminal domain-containing protein, yielding MILGFIGQFFFSMRFVVQWIASEKHKKSVVPLTFWIFSVLGSSLLLIYAIYRKDPVFILGQAPNLLIYFRNIWFIKHKGKGE